The Herbiconiux sp. A18JL235 region CAGCGCCGCGACGCCGCCGTCGAGCGCGGCGACCCGCTCCTCGAGCACGGTCTGGGTCGGGTTGCCGGTGCGGCTGTAGAGGTTGCCCTTCTTCTGCAGCGCGAACACGGCCCGGGCCGCGGCGAAGCTCTCGAACTCGTAGGCGGCGGTCTGGTAGATCGGCACCGCCGCGGGGTTCTGGGCGGTCGCGGTGGTGAAGCCGGCGCGTGTCTGCAGGGTCGAGAACCGCTCGGCGGTCGCGCTGTCGTCTGTGGTCACCCACCGAGTCTCACCGGGAGGCGTCACCGACGGCCCCCTTCTTACGATTTGTTTCAGAACAAAAGCACCAGCTGGGTCATACTGGCCCGAACAAACACTTCGCCGCGACCGGACAGCTGAAGGAGCACCGTGACGACAGAAGACTGGGTCGAGCCGACAGCCGCCCTCCGGGGATCGATCGTCGTGCTGGCGGGCCGGGGCGAGCACCGGGCGGTGTACCGCCGCTTCGCCGCGAGGCTCGCCTACGACGGCTACCGCGTCGCCGTGATCGCCGACGCCGCCGCCGACCTCGACGACACCGTCGCCGAGGCGACGCGGCTGCTCGGAGAGCGCACCGACGTGCCGCGGGTTCTCGTGGGGTCGGACACAGGCGCCTCCGTCGCGGCGACCCTGCTCGCCCAGGGGCTCGTGTTCGCCGACGTCGCCGTGCTCGCGGGGCTCCCGGTCGACGCGCCCGGGAGGGCCGGCGAGCTCGACTGGAGCGACGAGCTCGAGGCGCGGAGCGCCTGCCCCGTGCACCGGGGGGTGCTCGCCGAGCCGGGAGCCGTCGATCACGGCGCGCTCGCCAGGCGCCACCCCCTGCTCGACTCCGTCGACGCGCGCACCCTCGCCGGGGTGCTCGTGCCCGTGCTGACGGTGCACGGCAGCGCCGACGTGATCAGTCCGGCCGGGACGGCCGCCGCCGTCTACGAGGCCGCACCCGAGATCGAGAGCTACCTCGTCGAGGGTGGCAGGCACGACATCCTCAACGACGTCACCCACCGCTCGGTGGCGGCGACGATCGTGCTCTTCCTCGAACGGCTGCGGAACCCTGGGCGGGAGCGGGTTGTCGTGCCCGCCCGCGACGCCCTGCCGCTGGCTACGATGAAGATCTGACGCCGTCGCCCGGCGGCGTGCGGATCGAAGGGCACCACCATCGTCGTTTCCCAGGCCGGCCGCCGGGCCGTCGACCCCGCGTGGCTCGTGGAACGCCTCGGCGACCGCACCGCCGCCGGGGTCGCCGCCGCCGTCGAGTCGCTGATCGTCTCGGGGGAGCTCGAACAGGGTGTGCGCCTGCCCACGGTGCGGGAGTTCGCCGGGGTCGCCGACTCCTCGATCGGCACGGTGCTCGCCGCCTGGAACCTGCTGCGTGAGCGCGGGCTCATCGAGACCCACCGCCGCGGCGGCACCACGGTGCTCGGTGCCGCCCCCGCACCCGAGGCACCGCCGTTCCCGGGCTGGGCCGCCGTCGACCTCGCGCAGAGCGCCCCCGACATCGCCCTGCAGCCGGAGCTCGGGGAGGCGCTGCTGGCCTCGCTCGGTGACAAGGATCTCAACGTCTTCGGCCGCGAGCACATGACCGAGCGGCTGCGCGCGGCGGTCGAGCCGAGCTGGCCCTTCGCTCCCGAGTCCTGGACGACGGCGGGCGGCGGCACCGAGGCTCTCCTTCTCGCCACCGCGGCCGCCGCACCCCGCGGCAGCCTCGTCGCCGTCGACGAGCCGCTCAGCCCCGGCTTCCTCGACACCCTCCGCGACCTCGACCTCACCCCGATCGCCGTCGCCGCCGACGAGGACGGGCCGCTCCCCGACGCGCTCGCCGGAGCGCTGGCCGCCGGTGCCGTCGCCTTCGTCTTCCAGCCGGGCGCGCCGTTCGCCGACCGCTACACGGTGACCGCCGAGCGCGCCGCCGAGCTCGCCTCCGTCATCGAGCGGCAGGCCGCCGACACCGCGTTCTGGGTGGTCGAAGACGACTCCATCGGGCCGTTGGCCGGCTCCGAGCCGCCCTCGCTCGGTGCGGTGCTTCCCGAGCGGGTCATCCGCATCCGCAGCTACTGCAAGGCCTTCGGCATCGACGTGCGCACCTCGGTGCTGGGCGGCGCCCGCGAGCTCGTCGACCGCAGCATCCGCCTGCGCAGCTTCGGGGTGGGCTCGAACAGCCGCATCCTGCAGAACACGCTGGCGCATCTCGTCGAATCGCACGCCGCCGCACGGTCGGTGGCGACGGCTCGGGCCGCCTACGCTTCGCGACGGATGGCGCTGCTCTCCGCGCTGCGGCGGGAGGGCGCCGTCGCGCGGTCGGGGGAGCAGTCGCTCGTGGTCTGGGTCGAGGTCGCCGACGAGGCGACGGCGGCCGTCGCCCTGGCACGGGAGGGCATGTACGTGGGGCTCGGCTCGAAGTCGTTCGCGGGTGCGGTGCCGGTGCCGCTCCTGCGCATCTCGGTCACGCAGCTGCCCGACGACGAGGAGCGGGTGGGTGAGCTCGCCCGCGCCGTCGCCCGGGCGGCGCGTGGTGGCGCCAGGGAGTTCTTCGACTGATCTCTTTGTAACGGTCTGTGACCGAAACAAAGTGCAACGTTCGGGATCTTTGTTCGCGTGCTCGCCATGATCGAGGCATGAGCGAACAGAGCAACGGCCGTCAGATCATCTTCGGCGCCATCCTCACCGGGGCAGGCGGCCCCGGCCACGCCAACGCCTGGCGCGATGCGCAGGTGCAGGCCGACTCCTCGATCGACGTCACCTGGTACATCGAGCAGGCCCGCCTCGCCGAGCAGGCGAAGCTCGACCTGGTGTTCATCGTCGACTCGCAGTTCATCACCCCCGACTCGCCGCCGCACTACCTCAACCGCCTCGAGCCGTTCACGCTCCTCTCGGCCCTTGCGGTGACCACCACCCACATCGGCCTGGTCGGCACGGTGACGACGAGCTACAACGACCCGTTCAACACCGCCCGCCGCTTCGCCTCGCTCGATCTCATCTCGGGCGGGCGCGCGGGCTGGAACGTCGTGACGAGCGGCGACGCCGGCACCGCGTCGAACTTCAGCCTCGACGAGCACTTCGACTACGACACCCGCTACGGCCGCGCCCTCGAGCACGTCGAGGTGGTGAAGGCGCTCTGGGACTCCTACGAGGACGACGCCTTCCCCCGCGACCGCGAGTCGGGGGTGTTCCTCGACCCGTCGAGGCTTCACGCCCTGCACCACCGCGGCGAGCACTTCCAGGTGGCGGGCCCGCTCAACATCTCGCGCTCGCCGCAGGGCCAGCCGGTGATCTTCCAGGCCGGCGACTCCGAACAGGGCCGCGACCTCGGCGCGCGCATCGGCGAGGGCATCTTCACCTTCGCGCCCTCGCTCGAGCAGGGCAAGGCCTTCGCCGCCGACCTCAAGGCGCGGGCAGCGGCGCTCGGCCGCGACCCCTCGGGCGTGCTCATCCTGCCCGGCACCACGATCTTCGTGGGCGACACCGACGACGAAGCACGCGAGATCGAGCGCGCCACCCAGCTCGCCGACGGCGGCTTCGACAAGGCGCTCGGGGAGTTCGGGCGCTCCTTCGGCTGGCACGACTTCCGGCAGTACGAGCTCGACGCGCCGTTCCCCGCCGGGGTGCTGCGCTTCGCCGAGCGCAGCTTCCGCACCCAGGCCGAGAAGATCGTGGCCTTCGCCGAGGCCGACGGGCTCACCCTCCGGCAGGTGATCGAGGCCGTGGCGAGCCCGAAGCCCGGTCCCTTCACCGGCACGGCCGAGACCGTTGCCGACGCGCTGCAGCAGTGGTTCGAGGCGGGCGCCGTCGACGGCTTCAACCTGCACGTCGGCAGGCCAGACCAGTTCGGCCGCTTCACCGACGAGGTGCTGCCGATCCTGCGCGAGCGGGGTCTGTTCCGCGAGGAGTACAGCGGATCGACCCTCCGCGAGAACCTCGGGCTGCCGTTCCTGGAGAACCGCCATACCCTCGCCCGCCGCCGCGCCGAGCAGGCCGAGCGCGAGGAGCTCGACGCCGCGCACGGCCTCGTGGCGAACGCCTGACCCGAGACACTGCTCAATTCCTGCCCACACAGCATTCCGGAGAACCATGACCACCTCACCTCCCAGACCCCTGTTCCGAGCCGCCCGCACGGCAGCCGTCGTCGCCGCCGCAGCCCTGTTGTTCACCGGATGCGCGGCCCCCGCCAGCTCGACGGATGCGACGAGCACCGAGCCGAGCGTTCTGCGCTGGGCGTTCAGCCTCCCCACCTCGTGGGACCCGGTGACCAGCCGCACCGGCAACGACATCAACACGATCAGCCTCGCCTACGCCTCGCTCACCCAGATCGACGCCGACGGCACCGTGCTGCCGGCCCTCGCGGAGAGCTGGGACTACGACGACGCGGGAACCGCGGTCACCTTCCACCTCCGCCCCGACCTCGTCTTTAGCGACGGCACGCCGCTCGACGCCGAGGCCGTGAAAGAGTTCTTCGAGCGCGGGAAGACGCAGGAGGACTCCTTCCTGCGCGACCAGCTCGCCACCGTCGACACGATCACCGCCGACAGTGCGACCGACGTCACGCTTCACCTCACCGGTGTCGACTACCAGGTGCCCGCCCTCGTCGCCGGCCGCACCGGAGCGATCGCGAGCCCCACTGCCGCCGAGGCCGACCCCGAGAAGCTCGCCGCCTGGCCGGTGGGCGCCGGCCCGTTCACGATCACCGAGTTCGTGCCCGAGTCGCACGCCACTTTCGAGAAGAACCCCGACTACTGGGATGCCGACGACATCCACATCGACCGCTTCGAGTTGACCGTCGCCCCCGATGCGGCGACGCTGGTGGCCGGCATCCAGTCGGGTTCCTTCGACGTCGCCACCCTCCCCGCCACGAAGATCGAGGAGGCCGAGGCGGCGGGGCTCACCGTCACCGTGAAGCCGTCGCTCGCGGTGAGCGACGTCTCCATCAACGCGAACAAGGCTCCGTTCGACGACCCGAAGGTGGTGGAGGCGTTCCGCTACGCCTTCGACCGCCAGCAGTTCGTCGACGTCATCACTTCGGGCAAGGGTGAGGTCACGCACCAGCCGTTCCCGAAGGGCAACCCGGCCTTCAACCCCGAGGTCGAGAAGTTCTGGGACTACGACCCCGAGAAGGCGAAGGCCCTGCTGAAGGAGGCGGGCTACGACGAGGGTGAGCTCTCGCTCGAGATCACGGCGGCGTCGTTCAGCGAGCAGGGTGCCGAGATCGCCCAGGCGCAGCTCGCCGAGATCGGCGTGGACTCCACCATCTCGCTCGTGCCGCCGGGGTCGTCGACCTGGCAGAGCGAGGTCTACATCGCGAAGAACCCGCAGCTGGCCATCGACGGCACCATCGGCCGCGAGACCCCCGTGCAGAACCTGCTCGCGGTCTACGGGCCGCAGGGCATCATGAACCTCTCCGGCCCGAACGCCTCCGACGGGTTCCTCGCCGCGCTGCAGAAGGTGCGTGAGACGCCCCTCGACGACGCCACCTACCCCGAGGTGCTGCAGGCAGCCGTGAAGGCGGGCGTCGAGCAGTCGCCGACGAACTACCTCTACAGCTCGCCGTGGGTCGTCGCCTCCAGCTCGTCGGTGAGCGAGCTCAACCTGCTGCCGTCCCAGTTCCGCTGGGAGGGCGTGACGGTGGGGCACTAGCCCCGGCGCGCATCCGTCGATGTCGAGAACAGGAGCACGACCATGACCACCCAGCTGATCGCACCGCCCGGCGACGCGCTCGCGGCGCCGCTCGCCCCGCGGGTCGCCGAGCTCAGGCACCCCGTGCGGGGAGACGGATGGCGCCGCGTGCGCACCGTGCTGTGGTGGCTCGCGCGCACCCTGCTGGTCGTGGTGCCGGTGTTCCTGTTCTCGACCCTCATCACCTTCGCCCTGGGGTCGGCGAGCGGGCTGAACCCCGCCGCCGCCCTCGCGGGCGACAACGCCACCCCCGATGATCGCGCAGATCGACGCGCAGTACGGCCTCGACCAGCCCTTCGTCGTGCAGTACCTGCAGTGGATCGGCGGCGTGCTCACGGGCGACCTCGGCACCTCGTGGTTCAACAACACCCCGGTGGCGGAGCTCATCGGCCAGCGGCTGGCCATCAGCAGCGCCTCGATCGCGGGTTTCGCCCTCGTGATCGGGGTGGTGTTCGGCACCCTGCTCGGCCTCGTCGCCGCGGTGAACCAGGGGCGCTTCGTCGACCGGGCGGTGACCGCGGTCGCCTCGTTCATGTCGACGTTGCCGCCCTTCGTGGTGTCGATCGGGCTCATCGTCGTGCTGAGCATCTGGCTCCACCTGCTGCCCTCGGCCGGGTACGTGCCGCCGCAGCAGGACTTCTGGCGCTGGCTCTCGCTCATCACCATGCCGGCCATCGCGCTCAGCCTCGACACCGTCGCCGAGCTCGCCCGGCAGCTGCGCACAGGCCTCGTCTCGACCCTGCAGGAGAACTACATCACCGGTGCCGTGGTGCGCGGGCTCAGCCGGCGGCGGGTGCTGTTCGGGCACGCCCTCCGCAACGGGGCGGGCCCGGCGGTCGCCATCCTGGGCATGAAGATCCCGACCCTCTTGGGCGGTGCCGTGGTGACGGAGACCATCTTCAGCATGCCGGGGTTCGGGATGCTCTCCGCCGACTCCGCCCTGCGCGGAGACGTCCCCGTGGTGCAGGGCACGCTCGTCGTGGCCATCGTGCTGGTGCTGTTCTGCAACGTCGTGGTGAACGTCGTGCTCGGCAGCCTGCGGCCGGCCTCCCGGCGGGGGAGGTGACGCCCGTGCTCCGCTCCGCTCTCCGCCTCCCGAGCGCCAGGATCGCCGTCGGCATCCTCGTCGTCATCGCCGTGCTCGCGCTCTTCGGCCCGCTCCTGGCCCCCCTCGACCCGCTGGCCCAGAACTCGAAGGAGATCCTCCAGGGCCCCACCGCCGAGCACTGGCTCGGCACCGACGG contains the following coding sequences:
- a CDS encoding ABC transporter substrate-binding protein, yielding MTTSPPRPLFRAARTAAVVAAAALLFTGCAAPASSTDATSTEPSVLRWAFSLPTSWDPVTSRTGNDINTISLAYASLTQIDADGTVLPALAESWDYDDAGTAVTFHLRPDLVFSDGTPLDAEAVKEFFERGKTQEDSFLRDQLATVDTITADSATDVTLHLTGVDYQVPALVAGRTGAIASPTAAEADPEKLAAWPVGAGPFTITEFVPESHATFEKNPDYWDADDIHIDRFELTVAPDAATLVAGIQSGSFDVATLPATKIEEAEAAGLTVTVKPSLAVSDVSINANKAPFDDPKVVEAFRYAFDRQQFVDVITSGKGEVTHQPFPKGNPAFNPEVEKFWDYDPEKAKALLKEAGYDEGELSLEITAASFSEQGAEIAQAQLAEIGVDSTISLVPPGSSTWQSEVYIAKNPQLAIDGTIGRETPVQNLLAVYGPQGIMNLSGPNASDGFLAALQKVRETPLDDATYPEVLQAAVKAGVEQSPTNYLYSSPWVVASSSSVSELNLLPSQFRWEGVTVGH
- a CDS encoding ABC transporter permease: MIAQIDAQYGLDQPFVVQYLQWIGGVLTGDLGTSWFNNTPVAELIGQRLAISSASIAGFALVIGVVFGTLLGLVAAVNQGRFVDRAVTAVASFMSTLPPFVVSIGLIVVLSIWLHLLPSAGYVPPQQDFWRWLSLITMPAIALSLDTVAELARQLRTGLVSTLQENYITGAVVRGLSRRRVLFGHALRNGAGPAVAILGMKIPTLLGGAVVTETIFSMPGFGMLSADSALRGDVPVVQGTLVVAIVLVLFCNVVVNVVLGSLRPASRRGR
- a CDS encoding alpha/beta hydrolase; the encoded protein is MTTEDWVEPTAALRGSIVVLAGRGEHRAVYRRFAARLAYDGYRVAVIADAAADLDDTVAEATRLLGERTDVPRVLVGSDTGASVAATLLAQGLVFADVAVLAGLPVDAPGRAGELDWSDELEARSACPVHRGVLAEPGAVDHGALARRHPLLDSVDARTLAGVLVPVLTVHGSADVISPAGTAAAVYEAAPEIESYLVEGGRHDILNDVTHRSVAATIVLFLERLRNPGRERVVVPARDALPLATMKI
- a CDS encoding aminotransferase class I/II-fold pyridoxal phosphate-dependent enzyme, which gives rise to MERLGDRTAAGVAAAVESLIVSGELEQGVRLPTVREFAGVADSSIGTVLAAWNLLRERGLIETHRRGGTTVLGAAPAPEAPPFPGWAAVDLAQSAPDIALQPELGEALLASLGDKDLNVFGREHMTERLRAAVEPSWPFAPESWTTAGGGTEALLLATAAAAPRGSLVAVDEPLSPGFLDTLRDLDLTPIAVAADEDGPLPDALAGALAAGAVAFVFQPGAPFADRYTVTAERAAELASVIERQAADTAFWVVEDDSIGPLAGSEPPSLGAVLPERVIRIRSYCKAFGIDVRTSVLGGARELVDRSIRLRSFGVGSNSRILQNTLAHLVESHAAARSVATARAAYASRRMALLSALRREGAVARSGEQSLVVWVEVADEATAAVALAREGMYVGLGSKSFAGAVPVPLLRISVTQLPDDEERVGELARAVARAARGGAREFFD
- a CDS encoding LLM class flavin-dependent oxidoreductase, whose translation is MSEQSNGRQIIFGAILTGAGGPGHANAWRDAQVQADSSIDVTWYIEQARLAEQAKLDLVFIVDSQFITPDSPPHYLNRLEPFTLLSALAVTTTHIGLVGTVTTSYNDPFNTARRFASLDLISGGRAGWNVVTSGDAGTASNFSLDEHFDYDTRYGRALEHVEVVKALWDSYEDDAFPRDRESGVFLDPSRLHALHHRGEHFQVAGPLNISRSPQGQPVIFQAGDSEQGRDLGARIGEGIFTFAPSLEQGKAFAADLKARAAALGRDPSGVLILPGTTIFVGDTDDEAREIERATQLADGGFDKALGEFGRSFGWHDFRQYELDAPFPAGVLRFAERSFRTQAEKIVAFAEADGLTLRQVIEAVASPKPGPFTGTAETVADALQQWFEAGAVDGFNLHVGRPDQFGRFTDEVLPILRERGLFREEYSGSTLRENLGLPFLENRHTLARRRAEQAEREELDAAHGLVANA